A genomic stretch from Antarcticibacterium flavum includes:
- a CDS encoding peptide deformylase — MKNLDDLLLLGDPRLYETCEPVEKNELPLVDEWVRDLDNVMKEIRAKYNFGRAIAAPQLGIMKRLIYMNIDRPVVFINPQFTYLSEEMFEVWDDCMSFPNLLVKVKRHKAATIKYLDASWQPQEMKLTNDLAELLQHEYDHLNGVLCTMRAIDEKSFKWRL; from the coding sequence ATGAAAAATTTAGATGACCTTTTGCTGCTTGGAGATCCCCGCCTTTATGAGACGTGTGAACCTGTCGAAAAAAACGAGCTACCGCTGGTTGATGAGTGGGTGCGGGACCTGGACAATGTTATGAAGGAAATAAGGGCAAAATATAACTTTGGAAGGGCAATTGCAGCGCCACAACTTGGCATAATGAAGCGGCTTATTTATATGAACATAGACCGGCCGGTGGTTTTTATAAACCCGCAATTCACGTATCTAAGTGAGGAAATGTTTGAAGTATGGGATGATTGCATGAGTTTCCCTAATCTCCTGGTGAAGGTAAAGAGGCATAAAGCAGCTACTATAAAGTATCTGGACGCCTCCTGGCAGCCGCAGGAGATGAAATTGACAAATGACCTAGCTGAACTGTTACAGCACGAATATGACCATCTAAACGGCGTGCTATGTACTATGAGAGCCATAGATGAGAAGTCTTTTAAGTGGAGACTGTAA
- a CDS encoding DUF6616 family protein has translation MYLYVELWNVTQKWMDLSREERKDFFDKVGPGIQQLMGSGVELTGWAMNDEHTPYRSDYRYMAVWTLPSIDAVKELEKAVADSGWHKYFSQVNARGEIIPLNKAIDNLINLEKQSTSIIE, from the coding sequence ATGTATTTATATGTAGAGTTATGGAATGTAACCCAGAAATGGATGGACCTTTCCAGGGAAGAGAGAAAGGATTTTTTTGACAAAGTTGGGCCGGGAATACAGCAGCTTATGGGCTCGGGGGTGGAGCTTACCGGCTGGGCAATGAATGATGAGCATACCCCCTACCGCAGCGATTACCGCTATATGGCAGTTTGGACCCTGCCTTCTATAGATGCTGTAAAGGAACTGGAGAAAGCGGTGGCGGACTCCGGCTGGCACAAGTATTTTTCGCAGGTGAATGCCCGCGGGGAGATCATTCCTTTGAACAAGGCCATTGACAACCTCATCAATCTTGAAAAACAGTCTACCTCAATTATCGAATAA
- a CDS encoding diaminopropionate ammonia-lyase — translation MENTAYYINEPSGELPQDLTHQIFSSSDARKFHSSLAQYKPSPLVELKEAAKELGVKSIFVKDESRRFGLKAFKGLGASYAIHRILEENPEIDIFCTATDGNHGRAVAWSARMLDKKAYVFMPAGSTTARVEAIRNEGAEVEVVDGNYEAACARAKEMSDRNGWQLVQDTATEDYEEIPAYIMAGYFTHFKEMEDSIHSLPEPGIDIVFLQAGVGSWPAAAAWYYQNRYGKNRPQLVIVEPAEAAGFLTSFKSGKRSSPSGNSKTMMAGLNCGIPSTTAWEILRNTATASMAIEDSFMEQAIRMLHNGQGDDPRVEAGESGAGGFAGFLALINDNRFAELKEALGISAKTRVLVYNTEGATDPQNFQKIINQTPG, via the coding sequence ATGGAAAACACCGCTTATTATATAAATGAACCTTCCGGGGAGTTGCCTCAGGATCTTACGCATCAAATTTTTAGCAGCAGTGATGCAAGGAAATTTCATTCTTCTTTAGCTCAATATAAACCATCACCTCTTGTAGAATTAAAAGAGGCAGCAAAGGAATTGGGAGTAAAAAGCATTTTTGTGAAGGATGAATCCCGCAGATTTGGACTCAAGGCTTTTAAAGGTCTCGGGGCTTCTTATGCCATTCACAGGATCCTGGAGGAAAATCCTGAAATTGATATCTTTTGCACGGCGACAGACGGGAATCATGGCCGCGCTGTGGCCTGGAGCGCCAGAATGCTAGATAAGAAAGCCTATGTATTTATGCCGGCAGGAAGCACCACTGCGAGAGTTGAAGCAATAAGAAATGAAGGTGCAGAGGTAGAGGTGGTTGATGGAAATTATGAAGCTGCCTGCGCCAGGGCGAAGGAGATGAGTGACAGGAACGGCTGGCAATTGGTACAGGATACTGCCACAGAAGATTATGAAGAGATCCCGGCTTACATAATGGCAGGCTATTTTACCCATTTCAAAGAAATGGAAGACAGCATACACTCATTGCCGGAACCCGGTATAGACATCGTATTTCTGCAGGCGGGGGTAGGCAGCTGGCCTGCCGCTGCAGCCTGGTATTACCAGAACCGGTATGGAAAAAATAGGCCTCAACTGGTCATCGTGGAACCTGCTGAAGCTGCCGGCTTCCTTACCTCTTTTAAAAGCGGAAAGCGCAGCAGCCCTTCTGGCAATTCCAAAACAATGATGGCAGGCTTAAACTGCGGAATCCCCTCCACCACTGCCTGGGAGATCCTGAGGAATACAGCGACTGCCTCAATGGCCATTGAAGACAGCTTCATGGAACAGGCAATCAGGATGCTTCATAATGGACAGGGAGATGATCCACGCGTGGAAGCAGGAGAATCTGGCGCAGGAGGTTTTGCGGGTTTTCTAGCTTTGATAAATGATAACCGATTTGCTGAACTTAAAGAGGCCCTGGGTATCTCAGCAAAAACAAGGGTCCTGGTCTATAATACGGAAGGTGCAACAGATCCTCAGAACTTTCAGAAGATCATAAATCAGACTCCCGGTTAA